The following are encoded in a window of Candidatus Cloacimonadota bacterium genomic DNA:
- the porU gene encoding type IX secretion system sortase PorU, which yields MKRILVLITMMIFYVILYAKLDIIAETSDYLLIEFNLGDYSFIELDEYIYLNSPGIDFSDDAGAPMLPYLTTYIGIPENGVINLQIMNQERVEHRLSKPLMPIPEVIQGEQVSEYVYSIDEAKYRHRSEQILNQGEPTYFRYNAVIPVTINPFSYNYEQGRLTVSEKITIGIRITGNTSQRNNQIDDIDLSFNILNYDTARYWQVREQIDINHAPFYQSEFWYSFEISENGMYELTYQQLSALPLDIIDPRNIRIFSTGGKLLPNLLSNSGYPFEEIPLLIIGEDNGQFDQGDRIIFYAHKRDGFAQNEYLSSTVNHYFNPYSGRTVYWLTFGGDFSEPPKRMPLQNHGQASITRTSSPQFFHYESESVRRDQRGFTWFTSLLTGVTDTNHNYSFNLNNVDTSKEQKFIIAVQAGDSSTHSLSMNINGNTIINRQSWVGSGYRTFQRDSNFLQNGTNNAVLTIHRTGSSSIYFDYFTVYYHRLLSKGNSQLLFSINEEDFNQTVQYNLTGSNIQNLRAFEIVDFHQVSQLEVDSPQPGTGYDFSITGLGGQDTQYAVVRDGEYLTVGNFQEDFPVDLTIQNFPVEAIIITPEIFRGYADQLALKYQNERGIATKIVDQQEIFNQFNSGMPDPNAIRLFIRHAFYNYPIIEGTTSLKYITLIGSGSVDWRNFSGLAAEKNKLILFHKGVETSEDFFVDQSGNNLPDIGIGRITVENINQSDIVFDKIFNYWINPTPGLWKNTPLFFADDEYKGTNNEEIGHSLDIQEISQLMSPSVIVDKIFGFNYPFDPFGNKPLAREEMISTINEGRLIWLYIGHGAPHMLGDESYFRMIDIQLLKNRDHLPLFISASCSVGKYDYFGLSSLSENLLWHPNGGSIASLAANFDTSPGPNRRLMRNFMVSIINNYESPGIALMQAKNSLSESQHRYYTYMGDPVLPIVTPQRTQNISIYNNPDSLFAYQLVELSGSFSESGTDSIIDIIAYSSEQDLKYTGQADQLDFDYTQWGSIYYRGQSNLNNGSYDSSFMIPGDILPGNRGRIVSYYFNPGTKKDFVDYYYPKRLTNIPYANAVPDTLPPEVTIWLDTPNFRNGDIVSPNPILYARIHDDSGINILGELGHKILILFDNQSSPIDATSGFIYDVGSYQTGTLTWQLLNLAEGEHNLQLIVFDNYNNPAVTRVNFIVRVTESIVIEKLLPYPNPMSSDGYFTFLLNENAQITITIYTITGRRIRTLTAQGVKGYNQIYWDGRDQENSRLANNTYLYRIRARDLVTNKVTEQLGKVIILR from the coding sequence ATGAAGAGGATATTGGTTCTGATAACTATGATGATATTCTATGTAATACTTTATGCAAAACTAGATATCATTGCAGAAACCTCCGATTATTTACTCATAGAATTTAATCTAGGTGATTACTCATTCATAGAATTAGATGAGTATATATATTTGAATTCTCCGGGGATAGATTTTTCCGATGATGCTGGTGCTCCAATGTTACCTTATTTAACAACATATATAGGAATACCGGAAAATGGGGTAATTAACCTTCAAATAATGAATCAAGAAAGAGTTGAGCATCGGCTCTCTAAACCATTAATGCCGATCCCAGAAGTTATTCAAGGGGAGCAAGTCAGTGAGTATGTTTATTCTATAGATGAAGCAAAATATCGTCACCGTTCTGAGCAGATCTTGAATCAGGGGGAGCCGACATACTTTCGTTATAATGCTGTCATCCCAGTAACTATCAATCCATTTTCTTATAACTATGAACAGGGGCGATTAACAGTAAGCGAAAAAATCACTATCGGTATTAGAATTACCGGAAATACTTCTCAGCGTAATAATCAGATTGATGATATCGATCTGAGTTTCAATATTCTGAATTATGACACTGCAAGGTATTGGCAGGTAAGAGAACAGATAGATATTAATCATGCACCATTTTATCAGTCAGAATTTTGGTATAGTTTTGAGATATCTGAAAACGGGATGTATGAATTAACCTATCAGCAGCTTTCTGCACTCCCTTTAGACATTATTGATCCTCGCAATATTCGTATTTTTTCTACAGGCGGGAAATTACTTCCTAACCTGTTGAGTAACAGCGGTTATCCTTTTGAAGAGATACCATTGTTGATCATAGGTGAAGATAACGGACAATTCGATCAGGGAGATAGAATAATCTTTTATGCCCATAAAAGAGATGGATTTGCCCAAAACGAGTATTTATCATCAACAGTAAATCATTATTTTAACCCCTACTCAGGAAGGACTGTATATTGGTTAACATTTGGAGGTGATTTTTCTGAACCACCAAAAAGAATGCCACTGCAGAATCATGGGCAAGCATCAATAACAAGAACTAGTAGCCCGCAATTCTTCCATTATGAATCTGAAAGCGTCAGAAGAGACCAGAGAGGATTTACATGGTTTACTTCATTATTGACCGGTGTTACCGACACAAATCATAATTATAGCTTCAACCTTAATAATGTCGATACAAGTAAAGAACAGAAATTTATTATAGCAGTACAAGCTGGCGATTCAAGCACGCACAGTCTATCGATGAATATCAATGGCAATACGATTATTAATCGCCAGAGCTGGGTTGGTAGCGGTTACCGAACTTTTCAGAGAGATAGTAACTTTCTACAAAACGGAACTAATAATGCTGTTTTGACTATCCATCGTACCGGTAGCAGCTCGATCTATTTTGATTATTTTACTGTTTATTATCATAGATTGCTCTCCAAAGGGAATAGCCAACTACTTTTTTCTATCAATGAAGAGGATTTTAATCAAACTGTGCAGTATAATCTAACAGGTAGCAATATACAGAATCTACGAGCGTTTGAGATTGTTGATTTCCACCAAGTCTCTCAGTTAGAAGTTGATTCACCACAACCCGGAACAGGATATGATTTTTCAATTACAGGTCTCGGTGGTCAAGATACTCAATATGCTGTTGTCAGAGACGGTGAATACTTAACTGTAGGTAACTTTCAAGAAGATTTCCCTGTTGATCTAACTATCCAGAACTTCCCTGTTGAAGCAATAATCATAACTCCGGAGATTTTTAGAGGATATGCAGATCAACTCGCTCTTAAATATCAGAATGAGAGGGGAATTGCTACCAAGATAGTTGATCAACAAGAGATTTTTAATCAGTTCAACAGTGGCATGCCTGACCCCAATGCCATTCGACTTTTTATACGTCATGCCTTTTATAATTATCCGATTATTGAAGGAACTACCTCTTTGAAGTATATAACCCTTATTGGTTCGGGATCTGTTGATTGGCGTAATTTTTCCGGACTTGCTGCCGAGAAGAATAAACTGATCCTCTTTCATAAAGGAGTTGAAACCAGTGAAGATTTCTTTGTTGATCAATCAGGGAACAATCTTCCCGATATAGGCATAGGTAGAATAACTGTTGAAAATATCAATCAAAGTGATATCGTGTTTGATAAGATCTTCAACTACTGGATTAATCCTACACCGGGATTATGGAAAAACACTCCTCTATTTTTCGCTGATGATGAATATAAAGGTACAAACAACGAAGAGATCGGACATTCTTTGGATATCCAAGAGATATCCCAACTAATGTCACCCAGTGTGATAGTTGATAAGATTTTTGGATTTAACTATCCTTTTGATCCTTTTGGTAACAAACCTTTGGCACGTGAAGAGATGATATCAACTATAAATGAAGGTAGATTGATCTGGCTTTATATTGGTCATGGTGCTCCTCATATGTTAGGGGATGAGAGTTATTTTAGAATGATAGATATACAGTTATTAAAAAACAGAGATCATTTACCTCTTTTTATTTCAGCATCATGCAGCGTCGGTAAGTATGATTATTTCGGGTTAAGTAGTTTAAGTGAGAATCTACTTTGGCATCCCAATGGTGGCTCTATAGCATCTTTAGCCGCTAACTTTGATACATCACCGGGACCTAATCGTCGTCTTATGCGGAACTTCATGGTCAGTATTATCAACAACTATGAATCGCCTGGAATTGCTTTAATGCAAGCTAAGAACTCGTTGTCAGAGTCACAGCATAGATATTATACCTATATGGGAGATCCGGTGTTACCAATCGTAACTCCACAAAGAACACAAAATATTAGCATTTATAACAATCCCGACAGTCTCTTTGCTTATCAGCTAGTCGAGTTGAGTGGTTCTTTTTCCGAATCCGGTACTGATAGCATTATAGATATTATTGCTTATAGTTCTGAGCAGGATCTAAAATACACCGGGCAAGCAGACCAACTCGATTTCGACTATACGCAATGGGGTAGTATATACTACCGAGGTCAGAGTAATTTAAATAATGGAAGTTATGACTCCTCTTTTATGATCCCAGGTGATATTTTACCCGGTAATAGAGGAAGGATTGTATCTTATTATTTTAATCCGGGCACTAAAAAGGATTTCGTTGACTACTACTATCCAAAACGTCTGACTAATATACCCTATGCCAATGCTGTTCCTGACACACTTCCTCCAGAAGTGACTATTTGGCTCGATACACCCAATTTCCGTAATGGTGATATTGTGTCTCCCAATCCTATACTTTATGCCAGAATTCACGACGATAGTGGCATTAATATACTTGGTGAATTGGGGCATAAGATACTTATTCTCTTTGATAATCAGAGTTCACCAATAGATGCTACTTCAGGATTCATTTATGATGTAGGTTCATATCAAACAGGTACTCTAACTTGGCAATTACTGAACCTGGCAGAAGGTGAACATAATCTACAACTTATTGTTTTTGACAACTACAATAATCCTGCGGTTACCAGAGTTAACTTCATTGTCAGAGTCACGGAAAGTATTGTTATTGAAAAATTACTACCCTATCCAAACCCGATGAGCAGTGATGGCTATTTTACCTTCCTCTTAAATGAAAATGCTCAGATCACAATTACGATCTATACAATAACTGGAAGAAGGATTAGAACACTAACAGCACAAGGTGTAAAGGGCTATAATCAAATATATTGGGATGGTAGAGATCAAGAAAACTCCCGACTGGCTAATAATACTTACCTATATAGAATTCGAGCTCGAGATCTTGTAACAAACAAAGTAACAGAACAATTAGGTAAAGTGATAATCTTAAGGTAA
- a CDS encoding cation diffusion facilitator family transporter — translation MRVEENTIPTTDKNQRLKGVLSITLKGLAINLLLVIVKISSGIFGRSGAMIADGIHSLSDSVSDVFLFLGFKIADKPPDKTHKYGHGKFETLLTVIISLMIIFAGALILYRNSSQIYRHLIDSEPLIRPGWIALFAAVLSLIVKEYLYRITKKVGQKYHSNAVIANAWHHRTDALTSIAAFLGIGGAIILNDNWLILDPLTAVLVSVFILFIGFRLIKDSFMELLETSLSEDKEREIIKIVKSVHGVLNPHNLKTRKVGNYIVIDIHIEVNSFLNVIQAHDIATEVEATLQNRFGIDTLVSVHIEPFDFVK, via the coding sequence ATGAGAGTAGAAGAAAATACGATCCCGACTACTGATAAAAATCAACGCTTGAAAGGTGTGCTGTCCATAACCCTTAAGGGGTTGGCGATCAATCTATTACTTGTTATTGTGAAAATATCCAGTGGTATTTTTGGTAGAAGTGGTGCTATGATAGCTGATGGTATTCATTCTCTTTCTGATTCTGTCTCTGATGTATTTCTCTTTCTCGGTTTTAAGATTGCTGATAAACCTCCTGATAAAACTCACAAATATGGTCATGGTAAATTTGAAACACTATTGACTGTGATTATTAGCTTAATGATCATTTTTGCAGGTGCTTTGATTCTTTACAGGAACAGCTCACAAATTTATCGGCATCTAATTGATTCTGAACCTCTGATCAGACCGGGTTGGATCGCACTCTTTGCTGCTGTTCTATCTTTGATAGTAAAGGAATACTTATATCGTATTACGAAAAAAGTAGGTCAAAAATATCATAGCAATGCAGTAATAGCTAATGCCTGGCATCATAGAACAGATGCCTTGACTTCGATAGCAGCTTTTCTCGGTATAGGGGGAGCAATCATCCTTAACGATAATTGGTTGATCTTAGATCCTTTAACTGCTGTTTTGGTAAGTGTTTTTATTCTGTTTATTGGCTTTAGATTAATAAAAGATAGTTTTATGGAGCTTCTGGAGACCTCCTTGAGCGAAGATAAAGAAAGAGAAATAATTAAGATAGTCAAATCTGTTCATGGGGTTCTCAATCCTCACAATCTAAAAACAAGAAAAGTCGGTAACTATATAGTAATTGATATTCATATAGAAGTTAATAGTTTTCTTAATGTTATTCAGGCACACGACATAGCTACGGAAGTGGAAGCTACTTTACAAAATAGGTTTGGTATCGATACACTTGTTTCAGTTCATATAGAACCGTTTGATTTCGTTAAATGA
- the selB gene encoding selenocysteine-specific translation elongation factor, which translates to MKHLIMGTAGHIDHGKTTLIKQLTGYDCDTHKEEKERGITIYLGFSHYTLSNGNTIGIVDVPGHSDFINTMIAGASGIDFVLLVIAADAGIMPQTLEHLRIMGMLGIKKGMIVITKTDLVEHEYLQLITEDVAELVKGTFLEKSPIINFSAVTGEGLPEIIAALEGIESEILPRPNDEVFRLYIDRVFNITGFGTVVTGTVQSGHINKDSKLYLLPKAEKVRIRRLERYGKEVSELTAGDRGSINLAGIDRSKITRGMLVTDRVLQDTKLVDVKLSLFPEGGELPLWSQCIFLHGTEQFEVRVHLLDTDKLQSGNESIAQIHFKNSLYACYGDRFVIRNSSADKTIGGGEIIDVKPLHHRRRTAKLLSNLQRILLGNLEELIAAEVRKNVNPLSIEYLAGTFNKPVSELLKIVDSSLPEDIVVVSSQDELFLQEQKRYIKTRNKIINNLTTYHKNNPLEETGRSFDELMGLYGKDRDEGLEKYIEIVLADLVSQKQLKKVDNTWTLYTHNVKFSEELANQVYFVENYLLDSGMKTPLMSELLPAAEKKGIDEKLLYQILKLLVYRKKAYRIEDNYIHSDIVDKCRIKLLESLLNKKEGITVAEYRDIISGNRKICLLLLARFDGEGITIRKGDYRIITEKGRKLLFS; encoded by the coding sequence ATGAAACATCTTATCATGGGTACTGCTGGACATATTGATCATGGCAAAACAACTCTGATCAAACAATTGACCGGCTATGACTGTGATACTCACAAAGAAGAGAAAGAACGTGGCATAACGATCTATCTGGGCTTTAGCCATTATACATTGTCGAACGGCAATACTATCGGAATTGTTGATGTACCCGGACATAGCGATTTCATCAATACAATGATAGCTGGTGCATCCGGAATTGATTTTGTTTTGCTGGTTATAGCGGCTGATGCCGGTATAATGCCACAAACCTTAGAGCATCTCCGGATCATGGGTATGCTGGGTATTAAAAAAGGGATGATCGTCATCACTAAAACTGATTTGGTTGAACACGAGTATCTGCAGCTGATAACAGAAGATGTAGCTGAATTAGTAAAGGGGACATTTTTGGAGAAGTCTCCTATAATCAATTTTTCTGCAGTTACAGGTGAGGGATTACCAGAGATCATTGCAGCTCTTGAGGGAATTGAAAGTGAGATACTACCACGACCCAATGACGAAGTTTTCCGATTGTATATTGATAGAGTGTTTAATATAACTGGTTTTGGTACAGTAGTAACCGGAACAGTACAAAGTGGTCACATCAACAAAGATAGCAAACTTTATCTGCTACCTAAAGCAGAAAAAGTTAGGATCCGCAGATTAGAAAGATATGGTAAAGAAGTATCTGAGTTAACAGCAGGAGATCGAGGGTCTATCAATTTAGCCGGTATTGATCGAAGCAAGATCACTAGGGGGATGTTAGTTACCGATAGAGTTTTGCAGGACACAAAATTAGTCGATGTAAAACTCTCTTTATTCCCGGAGGGGGGAGAGCTACCTTTGTGGTCGCAATGTATTTTCTTACACGGAACAGAGCAGTTTGAAGTAAGAGTTCATCTTCTGGATACTGATAAACTTCAATCGGGTAATGAGTCAATAGCTCAGATACATTTCAAAAACTCACTCTATGCTTGTTATGGTGATAGATTTGTTATCAGAAACAGTTCTGCCGATAAGACAATTGGTGGGGGAGAGATAATTGATGTTAAACCGTTACATCATCGCCGTAGAACTGCTAAACTCTTATCTAATCTACAACGGATCCTATTAGGTAATTTAGAGGAGCTAATTGCTGCTGAAGTAAGGAAAAACGTCAATCCTTTATCTATAGAGTATTTAGCCGGTACATTTAACAAACCGGTTTCCGAATTACTCAAAATCGTAGATTCTTCTCTGCCGGAAGATATAGTAGTAGTAAGTTCTCAAGATGAGCTGTTTCTTCAAGAACAAAAAAGGTATATAAAAACAAGAAACAAGATCATTAACAATCTCACAACCTATCATAAGAATAATCCATTAGAAGAAACTGGTAGAAGTTTTGACGAGTTAATGGGTCTTTATGGAAAAGATAGAGATGAGGGTCTAGAAAAATATATAGAAATTGTTTTAGCTGATTTAGTGTCTCAGAAACAGTTAAAGAAAGTTGATAACACGTGGACTTTATATACTCATAATGTCAAATTTAGTGAAGAACTGGCAAATCAAGTGTACTTTGTTGAAAACTACCTACTCGATTCAGGAATGAAGACCCCTCTAATGTCTGAACTATTACCGGCAGCGGAGAAGAAGGGTATAGATGAAAAATTACTTTATCAGATCCTCAAGCTCCTAGTTTATAGAAAAAAAGCTTACCGGATAGAAGATAATTATATTCATAGTGATATCGTAGATAAATGCCGTATCAAGTTGTTAGAGAGTTTGTTGAATAAAAAAGAGGGAATTACAGTTGCTGAATACAGAGATATCATTTCCGGTAACAGGAAAATTTGTTTATTGCTGTTAGCTCGCTTCGATGGTGAGGGGATAACTATCCGTAAGGGAGATTATCGGATCATAACTGAAAAAGGTCGCAAGTTACTGTTTAGTTAA
- a CDS encoding Hsp20/alpha crystallin family protein encodes MKKTIFEDILNLQREVIRLMNEMSMFPSKTLSLSHSADDHWQPHCDIYKTEDKLHIIFDLSGINKDTVKIRTSQEYLIVSGQRYLSAEGSNPSYFTMEIESGPFERIVYFPEMPLNFEQPVVNYEEGLLKITFDIPVKDERIFEIEIT; translated from the coding sequence ATGAAAAAAACTATTTTTGAAGATATTCTCAATCTCCAGAGAGAGGTTATAAGACTGATGAATGAAATGTCAATGTTCCCTTCAAAAACGCTCAGTCTCTCTCATTCAGCAGACGATCATTGGCAACCTCATTGTGATATTTATAAAACAGAGGACAAATTACATATTATATTCGATCTCTCGGGAATAAATAAAGATACGGTCAAAATTAGAACGTCTCAGGAATATCTTATTGTTTCCGGACAAAGATATCTTTCCGCAGAAGGTTCTAATCCATCTTACTTTACTATGGAGATAGAGTCAGGTCCTTTTGAAAGAATCGTCTATTTTCCTGAAATGCCACTTAATTTTGAACAGCCAGTTGTAAATTATGAAGAGGGTCTTTTAAAAATAACTTTTGATATCCCCGTCAAAGATGAAAGAATATTTGAGATAGAAATTACCTGA
- a CDS encoding diguanylate cyclase, giving the protein MLLLSRIEEIVRQLQKTEVLEEQLNKVLGFLQKDLSALSSGIFLLSGGKYQLKIGRNISHTFTKNTIFQDDNTFIKELKANRFLSLKDSVSCRFEHECRHILVHILQVQKDIYGFIFTDKATDFFTEEEELVFVILAEITAMQLAINKLNLSLAEKRELDETTLIYRYRTFMEKGSYLFHLLYNTSIILSIALLKINKYNELVKVYGHQYTGEFIIDVLSVVQNNIKPIDILGKIFDDTYAIIFPNKRAKQVEKILESIHKLLLEKIDNKEKRLSWGIATMGKDSKSFEQMISDAEEAAFDASRIEENPIVIYE; this is encoded by the coding sequence ATGCTTCTTCTGTCTCGTATAGAAGAAATAGTGCGTCAATTGCAGAAGACCGAGGTCTTAGAAGAGCAACTCAATAAGGTCTTAGGGTTTTTGCAGAAGGATCTCTCTGCTCTCAGCAGCGGGATTTTCCTACTTAGTGGTGGTAAATACCAGCTCAAAATCGGGAGAAACATCAGTCATACTTTTACTAAAAACACTATTTTTCAGGATGATAATACTTTCATCAAGGAATTGAAAGCTAATCGTTTCTTATCGTTAAAAGATTCAGTATCATGCCGGTTTGAACATGAATGCCGGCATATACTGGTTCATATTCTGCAAGTACAAAAAGATATCTACGGATTCATTTTTACCGACAAAGCAACCGACTTCTTTACAGAAGAGGAAGAATTAGTTTTCGTTATCTTAGCAGAAATTACAGCAATGCAGCTCGCTATTAATAAATTGAACCTCTCACTTGCGGAGAAAAGAGAACTAGATGAAACCACTCTAATCTACCGTTATCGTACTTTTATGGAGAAGGGTTCATACCTCTTTCATCTCTTATACAATACATCAATAATTCTCTCTATTGCTTTACTCAAGATCAATAAATATAATGAATTGGTAAAAGTCTATGGACATCAATATACAGGTGAGTTTATTATAGATGTTCTCTCTGTCGTACAAAATAATATCAAACCGATTGATATACTTGGTAAGATCTTTGATGACACATATGCCATTATCTTCCCAAATAAGCGTGCTAAACAGGTCGAGAAGATACTTGAAAGCATCCATAAACTACTGTTAGAAAAGATAGATAACAAGGAAAAGAGATTAAGTTGGGGTATTGCTACCATGGGAAAAGATAGCAAGAGTTTCGAACAAATGATCAGTGATGCGGAAGAGGCAGCTTTTGACGCTTCTCGTATTGAAGAGAATCCCATCGTTATCTATGAATAA